A genomic region of Solanum dulcamara chromosome 2, daSolDulc1.2, whole genome shotgun sequence contains the following coding sequences:
- the LOC129877916 gene encoding AT-hook motif nuclear-localized protein 15-like, protein MSNPWWTGNIAMNPMVSSRSNPEEEEKIGSNRLHSGREQEFMNTTIEPIITTTITTTNSSENPNEMSHEGDENIQSSKGLFSSGPSSSNRAGRRRPRGRPMGSKNKPKPPIVITKETPNSLKSHVLEIKTGSDIIESIAAFANRCGRGVSVLSGSGIVTNVTLRQPAAVTAAGGVITLHGRFEILSLSGAFLPAPNSPVGSPTGLTVYLAGSQGQVVGGNVVGELIASGPVMVIAASFTNATFERLPLVENDGEEEENNVNEGMQMQLPTTSGVGNVNSDSLQVDDPSPTTSMSMYNLPTNVLPNDQMHHEVFWAHPPPPPSRPTPYN, encoded by the coding sequence atgtctaACCCATGGTGGACTGGAAATATAGCAATGAATCCAATGGTTTCATCAAGGAGTAAcccagaagaagaagaaaaaatcgGATCAAACCGACTCCACTCTGGAAGAGAGCAAGAGTTTATGAATACGACAATTGAACCTATCATCACCACTACCATCACGACCACCAATAGTAGCGAAAACCCAAACGAAATGAGTCATGAAGGAGATGAGAATATACAGAGTTCGAAAGGTCTTTTCTCCTCTGGACCGTCCAGTTCGAATAGAGCTGGACGGCGTAGACCCAGAGGAAGACCTATGGGCTCAAAAAACAAGCCCAAACCACCAATAGTGATAACTAAGGAAACCCCAAATTCCCTTAAGAGTCACGTTTTGGAAATTAAAACCGGAAGCGACATAATCGAAAGCATAGCCGCTTTCGCGAATCGCTGCGGCCGTGGCGTATCTGTTTTGAGCGGCAGTGGCATAGTAACGAACGTTACGTTGCGCCAGCCGGCCGCGGTAACCGCGGCCGGAGGCGTAATCACGCTTCATGGGAGGTTCGAGATTTTATCACTTTCCGGCGCGTTTTTACCCGCACCGAATTCCCCAGTTGGATCTCCAACTGGGTTAACAGTGTACTTGGCAGGAAGCCAAGGACAAGTTGTTGGAGGAAATGTTGTAGGTGAATTAATTGCATCAGGACCCGTTATGGTTATTGCTGCATCTTTTACAAATGCAACATTTGAAAGGTTACCATTAGTGGAGAatgatggagaagaagaagagaataaTGTAAATGAAGGGATGCAAATGCAATTACCTACAACTTCAGGGGTTGGTAATGTAAATTCTGATAGTTTGCAAGTTGATGATCCATCTCCTACTACTTCTATGTCTATGTACAATTTACCCACTAATGTTTTGCCTAATGACCAAATGCACCATGAAGTTTTTTGGGCtcatcctcctcctcctccttcaaGGCCTACTCCATATAATTAG